In Esox lucius isolate fEsoLuc1 chromosome 6, fEsoLuc1.pri, whole genome shotgun sequence, the following proteins share a genomic window:
- the slc18a2 gene encoding synaptic vesicular amine transporter, with product MGRFDTIREFNLLSWMREERQSRKLILVIVFIALLLDNMLLTVVVPIIPSYLYTVDDAAANMAKNHTVGSPHSPSATFQTIVSLYDNSVRVTSGGPMDSTHMPPGQTQATSPSTSGVTPHNSTQPDCPKADDQLLNENVKVGLLFASKATVQLITNPFIGPLTNRIGYQIPMFAGFCIMFLSTIMFAFSSSYTLLFLARSLQGVGSSCSSVAGMGMLASVYTDDEERGNAIGIALGGLAMGVLVGPPFGSVMYEFVGKTAPFLILAVLAVLDGALQLFILQPSKVEPESQKGSSLWSLMKDPYILIAAGSICFANMAIAMLEPALPIWMMQTMCPRKWQLGVAFVPASISYLIGTNIFGVLAHKMGRWLCSLIGMVLVGVSILCVPFAKNIYGLILPNFGVGFAIGMVDSSMMPIMGYLVDLRHVSVYGTVYAIADVAFCMGFALGPSTGGAIARSIGFPWLMTIIGIVDILFAPLCYFLRSPPGREEKMAILMDSNCSMKTRSYSTQGNTECEEMETEYDE from the exons ATGGGACGATTTGACACCATAAGAGAATTTAATTTACTGTCATGGATGAGAGAGGAAAGACAATCGAGGAAGTTGATCTTGGTCATCGTTTTCATCGCCTTGCTGTTGGATAATATGCTTCTAACGGTTGTCG TCCCCATCATCCCAAGCTACCTGTACACAGTGGATGATGCAGCAGCCAACATGGCCAAGAATCACACCGTTGGCTCCCCGCACAGCCCTTCTGCCACCTTCCAGACCATCGTGTCCCTCTATGACAACTCTGTCCGGGTAACCAGCGGGGGGCCAATGGACTCCACACACATGCCCCCAGGTCAGACGCAGGCGACCTCTCCCTCTACTTCGGGTGTCACACCACACAATTCCACACAGCCCGACTGCCCTAAAGCAGACGACCAACTGCTCAATGAGAATGTGAAGGTTGGGCTACTGTTTGCCTCCAAGGCCACCGTGCAGCTCATTACCAACCCCTTTATTGGGCCTCTGACTAACAG AATTGGATACCAGATCCCCATGTTTGCCGGGTTCTGTATTATGTTCCTGTCAACCATCA TGTTCGCCTTCTCATCGAGCTACACTCTGCTGTTTCTGGCCAGATCCCTGCAGGGTGTGGGCTCCTCCTGCTCTTCTGTGGCTG GGATGGGGATGCTGGCCAGTGTCTACACAGACGATGAAGAAAGGGGAAATGCCATCGGGATCGCCCTGGGTGGCCTTGCCATGGGGGTGCTTG TGGGCCCACCATTCGGCAGTGTCATGTATGAGTTTGTTGGGAAGACTGCCCCTTTCCTAATTCTGGCTGTTCTGGCTGTGTTGGATGGAG CACTGCAATTGTTCATTCTTCAGCCATCAAAGGTCGAACCAGAG AGCCAGAAAGGGTCATCACTGTGGAGTCTGATGAAAGATCCATACATACTAATTGCTGCAG GATCCATTTGTTTTGCCAACATGGCCATCGCCATGTTAGAGCCAGCCTTGCCAATTTGGATGATGCAGACCATGTGCCCAAGAAAATGGCAGCTAG GCGTTGCTTTCGTGCCAGCCAGTATCTCCTACCTTATTGGAACCAACATCTTTGGCGTCCTCGCGCACAAAATGGGGAG ATGGCTGTGCTCTCTCATCGGGATGGTCCTCGTGGGAGTTAGCATCCTCTGT GTTCCGTTTGCTAAGAACATCTACGGACTGATACTTCCAAATTTTGGTGTAGGTTTTGCCATTG GCATGGTGGATTCATCTATGATGCCGATCATGGGCTACTTggtggacctgagacatgtgtCTGTCTATGGCACTGTGTATGCCATTGCTGATGTGGCTTTTTGCATGGGCTTTGCTTTAG GTCCTTCCACTGGAGGTGCCATAGCTAGGAGCATTGGCTTTCCCTGGCTCATGACCATCATTGGCATCGTGGACATCCTCTTTGCTCCCCTCTGCTATTTCCTGAGGAGTCCTCCTGGGAGGGAAGAGAAAATG GCCATCTTGATGGACTCCAACTGCTCGATGAAGACCCGATCGTACTCAACACAAGGGAACACAGAGTGTGAAGAGATGGAAACAGAGTACGATGAGTAA